In Thiovulum sp. ES, a genomic segment contains:
- a CDS encoding Helix-turn-helix protein (PFAM: Helix-turn-helix), which translates to MEQENPIEQAMKDLGVNQKDLAELMGVSRNSVSWWKNEKQ; encoded by the coding sequence TTGGAACAAGAAAATCCAATTGAACAAGCTATGAAAGATTTAGGAGTAAATCAAAAAGACTTAGCTGAGTTAATGGGTGTTTCTAGAAATAGTGTATCTTGGTGGAAAAATGAAAAACAAC